One segment of Polaribacter huanghezhanensis DNA contains the following:
- a CDS encoding JAB domain-containing protein, producing the protein MKTNTLSTQLLGSYEIEIHYKRPLFNSMKSIKGIDDATACFKSFIHPLRMDLKEFFLVMLLTNSNRLIGFSEVGSGTSTGVMVNLKEIFQLILKTHATAFIVCHNHPSGKLIISESDKKQTKKLQQIAKIMEVTLLDHIIITSESSLSFSGEGIL; encoded by the coding sequence ATGAAAACAAATACACTTTCTACCCAATTATTGGGTAGTTACGAAATAGAAATTCACTACAAACGCCCTTTGTTTAATAGTATGAAATCTATTAAAGGAATCGATGATGCAACAGCATGTTTCAAATCATTTATCCATCCATTACGTATGGATTTAAAAGAATTTTTTTTAGTAATGCTGCTAACCAATAGCAACCGATTGATTGGGTTTTCAGAAGTTGGGAGTGGAACCAGTACAGGTGTTATGGTCAATCTTAAAGAAATCTTTCAGTTAATCCTTAAAACCCATGCCACAGCTTTTATTGTTTGCCACAATCATCCTTCGGGGAAATTAATTATTTCTGAATCAGATAAAAAGCAAACTAAAAAACTACAACAAATCGCAAAAATCATGGAAGTAACTCTTTTAGACCATATCATTATCACTTCGGAGTCTTCTCTTTCTTTTTCTGGAGAAGGTATTCTTTAA
- a CDS encoding type IV secretory system conjugative DNA transfer family protein gives MIDSSNSNISYFAQVDFRDDNRLFGIKQLDRMVGMYLLGKTGAGKTNVLEVLLQQDFYHNRGVCVLDVNGDLVKKMREQIPKHRQKDLIYLDASNPHQEWGYNPLKKVSYHHRHLIASHIIETFQKLWGQQAWGVRLEFILRNVILSLLDLPKTSFSDITRILTDDVFRMGCMEHIVSKEVQDFWKHQFPKFSKADVLPVLNKVGSFMAIPTIKKILVENKKQLSINQIINQEKIFLVNLSKGSLGADASHLLGSLLLSSLSSAGFHRVMIPEKKRKPFFIYLDEFHNFTTLSLVNMFSELRKFSIGFVISHQYLGQISPKIRDAVLGNVASILCFRISYNDAKYMAQEFYPTFKANDFISLENYHVYLRLLVDGKISPPFSAKTIPFDWLQLPKG, from the coding sequence ATGATAGATAGTTCAAATTCCAATATTTCCTATTTTGCACAAGTAGATTTTAGGGACGATAATCGCCTATTCGGTATTAAGCAATTAGATCGTATGGTGGGAATGTACCTACTAGGAAAAACAGGGGCAGGAAAAACGAACGTTTTAGAGGTTCTACTACAGCAAGATTTTTATCATAATAGAGGCGTTTGTGTATTGGATGTCAATGGAGATTTGGTTAAAAAAATGAGAGAACAAATCCCAAAGCATCGGCAAAAGGATCTTATTTATTTAGATGCTTCTAATCCACATCAGGAATGGGGTTACAACCCCCTTAAAAAAGTAAGTTATCATCACAGGCATTTGATTGCCTCTCATATCATTGAAACTTTTCAGAAATTATGGGGACAACAGGCTTGGGGAGTTCGGCTAGAATTCATTCTTCGTAATGTGATATTAAGCTTGTTAGATTTACCCAAAACATCCTTTTCTGATATCACTAGAATTTTAACGGATGATGTCTTTAGAATGGGGTGCATGGAACATATTGTTTCTAAAGAAGTACAAGACTTTTGGAAACACCAATTCCCTAAGTTTTCTAAAGCGGATGTCCTGCCTGTGCTCAACAAGGTCGGAAGTTTTATGGCGATTCCTACGATAAAGAAAATACTAGTTGAGAACAAAAAACAATTGTCCATCAATCAGATTATCAATCAAGAGAAAATATTCTTGGTAAATCTATCCAAAGGAAGTTTGGGGGCTGATGCTTCTCATCTGTTAGGCTCCTTGCTTTTAAGTTCTTTGTCTTCTGCTGGATTTCATAGGGTGATGATTCCAGAGAAGAAACGTAAACCCTTTTTCATTTATCTTGATGAGTTCCATAATTTCACAACATTGTCGCTGGTCAATATGTTCTCTGAGCTTAGAAAATTTAGTATTGGTTTTGTAATTTCTCATCAATATTTAGGGCAAATTTCTCCAAAAATTAGAGATGCCGTACTTGGGAATGTCGCCAGTATCCTCTGTTTTCGTATTTCATATAATGATGCCAAGTATATGGCGCAAGAGTTCTATCCCACTTTTAAAGCCAATGATTTTATAAGTCTTGAAAACTATCATGTCTATTTACGGCTTTTGGTTGATGGTAAAATCTCACCTCCTTTCTCCGCTAAGACAATTCCTTTTGATTGGTTACAATTACCAAAAGGCTAG
- a CDS encoding DNA adenine methylase: protein MPKTPITYYGGKINMVSTILPLIPKHRIYTESFFGGGAIFFAKEPSKAEVINDTNNMVVNFFEVVKTDFDRLKLKIEATLFSRASYTVANMIYKMPHLFDKIQQAWSFYIATNMGFSCQIGSWGYDKYGKRVKAFQNKKLLFNKDMYKRLENAQIENNNACKVISSRDTEDAFHYVDPPYIDANQGHYGGYTESDYKQLLDTLSKLKGKFLLSSYPSKLLDSYIQKNGWHTKTFDKPLSARKAVEGKSRGRKIEVLTANYSLNEIK from the coding sequence ATGCCTAAAACCCCCATCACTTATTACGGCGGAAAAATCAATATGGTATCTACGATACTGCCATTAATTCCTAAACATAGGATATATACGGAAAGTTTTTTTGGAGGAGGCGCAATCTTCTTTGCAAAAGAACCATCCAAGGCGGAAGTAATCAATGACACCAATAACATGGTCGTAAACTTCTTTGAGGTGGTAAAAACAGATTTTGATAGACTCAAATTAAAAATTGAAGCTACCCTATTCTCAAGAGCCAGTTATACCGTTGCAAACATGATATACAAAATGCCACACTTGTTTGATAAAATACAACAAGCTTGGTCATTTTATATCGCTACCAACATGGGGTTTTCCTGTCAGATAGGTTCTTGGGGCTACGATAAGTATGGTAAACGAGTCAAAGCTTTTCAAAACAAAAAACTACTCTTTAATAAGGATATGTACAAACGTTTAGAAAATGCACAGATTGAGAATAATAATGCTTGCAAAGTAATCAGTAGTAGAGACACCGAAGATGCCTTTCATTATGTAGACCCACCATACATTGATGCTAATCAAGGGCATTATGGGGGCTATACTGAAAGCGATTACAAGCAATTGCTTGATACATTATCTAAACTCAAAGGAAAGTTTTTATTGAGTTCCTATCCTTCAAAATTATTGGATTCATATATCCAAAAAAACGGATGGCACACCAAAACTTTTGATAAGCCTTTATCTGCAAGAAAAGCGGTTGAAGGTAAATCGAGAGGACGAAAAATAGAAGTGTTAACAGCAAACTACTCGCTAAACGAGATTAAATAA
- a CDS encoding tyrosine-type recombinase/integrase — protein sequence MAEQTNKIRNCFERYLTECEYSKKLRPKTMIGYREVLNNFLNLIPEVETPEDIKPFMVSEFFKRLGERAKGNGIELKVSTIRTYYNKLMVFFRWLEEHDYIEKYSLSKKIVKPPNPTYEDEKALNESEVSKIISAIALNNSEDEFMYKRDLVIVSILLYTGIRRGELLGLRTYDIDFEERTLFINGKTSKSRKSRFIPLHYSLLMNLKSYLKLCKKRRLKCEHLIVSSRQDRAFTDHGLKHWVDKYIRLSGVKFHIHRFRHTFACTLAKQNADIISIMNVLGHSSTLMTERYLRSIKSENSRLFIEKLSY from the coding sequence ATGGCTGAACAAACAAATAAAATAAGGAATTGCTTTGAACGATATCTTACAGAGTGTGAATACTCCAAGAAATTACGTCCTAAGACAATGATAGGGTATAGAGAGGTATTAAACAATTTTTTAAATTTGATCCCTGAAGTTGAAACTCCCGAGGATATAAAGCCATTTATGGTCAGTGAGTTCTTTAAACGTTTAGGGGAAAGAGCCAAGGGTAATGGCATTGAACTTAAAGTTTCTACCATTCGTACCTATTACAATAAACTGATGGTGTTTTTTAGATGGTTGGAAGAACATGATTATATAGAAAAATATTCTCTATCTAAAAAGATTGTAAAACCTCCCAACCCGACCTATGAAGATGAAAAGGCTTTAAATGAATCAGAAGTATCAAAAATTATCTCAGCCATTGCCTTAAATAATTCAGAAGATGAATTTATGTATAAACGTGATTTAGTGATTGTGAGCATTTTGCTCTATACAGGAATCCGTAGGGGAGAACTCTTAGGGCTTCGTACCTATGATATAGATTTTGAAGAGCGAACCTTATTTATCAATGGTAAAACTTCCAAATCAAGAAAGAGTCGATTCATTCCACTCCACTATTCACTACTCATGAACTTAAAATCCTATTTAAAGCTGTGTAAGAAAAGACGGTTAAAATGTGAACATTTGATTGTCTCTAGTAGACAAGACAGAGCATTCACAGATCATGGTTTAAAACATTGGGTAGATAAGTATATACGATTATCTGGAGTGAAATTTCATATTCATCGTTTTCGGCATACATTCGCCTGTACACTTGCCAAACAAAATGCGGATATTATTAGCATCATGAATGTTTTGGGACATTCATCCACTCTAATGACTGAAAGGTACCTACGTTCTATTAAATCAGAAAACTCAAGACTGTTTATTGAAAAACTCTCTTATTAA
- a CDS encoding patatin-like phospholipase family protein → MKKIRILSIDGGGIRGILPGIVLTQIEQKLQKRTGDPNVKLSDMFDFMAGTSTGGILALAYLTPNEENRPKLTAQEAVNIYLNRGNEIFNVSNWQKIKSGKGITDEKYNASELEGALDDTFEELKLSNLLKPCIISSYDIRNGKPHFFKQHKSNNEIYNFKIKDVARATSAAPTYFQTALIKNEIGTPYPLIDGGVFVNNPSLVAYSEVRSMNFENIENTPSAKNMMIVSIGTGSVSKGYEYKKAKDWGAIGWIKPIIEIMMSGNSKTVHYHLTQIFGTLEEQDQKDYHRLEPKIITADTEMDNASIENLQKLNEDGLSFVSIESIDKELDTIVEKLIKYQN, encoded by the coding sequence ATGAAAAAAATTAGAATTCTATCTATCGATGGTGGAGGGATACGAGGTATTTTACCAGGTATTGTTTTAACCCAAATTGAGCAAAAACTTCAAAAGAGAACAGGAGACCCAAATGTTAAACTATCTGATATGTTTGATTTTATGGCAGGTACAAGTACTGGTGGAATATTGGCCTTAGCTTATCTTACACCTAATGAAGAAAACCGACCCAAATTAACTGCTCAAGAAGCGGTAAATATCTATTTAAATAGGGGAAATGAGATATTTAATGTTAGTAATTGGCAAAAAATAAAAAGCGGGAAAGGTATAACAGATGAAAAATATAACGCTTCTGAACTTGAAGGAGCACTTGATGATACATTTGAAGAATTGAAATTATCAAATTTATTAAAACCTTGTATAATTAGTTCTTACGATATAAGAAATGGTAAACCTCATTTTTTTAAGCAACACAAATCTAATAATGAAATTTATAATTTTAAAATTAAAGATGTTGCAAGAGCTACATCGGCTGCCCCAACCTACTTTCAAACTGCTCTTATTAAAAACGAAATAGGTACTCCTTATCCTTTAATAGATGGTGGTGTTTTTGTAAACAACCCTTCATTGGTAGCCTACTCAGAAGTTAGGTCTATGAATTTTGAAAATATAGAGAACACACCTTCTGCTAAAAACATGATGATTGTATCTATTGGGACAGGTAGTGTAAGCAAAGGTTACGAATATAAGAAGGCCAAAGATTGGGGAGCAATTGGGTGGATTAAACCTATTATAGAAATCATGATGTCTGGTAATTCTAAAACTGTACATTATCATTTAACACAAATATTTGGAACATTAGAAGAACAAGACCAAAAAGATTATCACCGACTTGAACCTAAAATAATAACAGCGGATACTGAAATGGATAATGCGTCCATTGAGAATTTACAAAAATTAAACGAGGACGGCTTATCGTTTGTCTCAATTGAAAGTATAGATAAAGAATTAGATACTATTGTAGAAAAACTTATCAAATACCAAAACTAA
- a CDS encoding helix-turn-helix domain-containing protein: MKENEVDLFINDIGKRIREFRKNQKMTQLDLAIKSNVDERQIQRLESSHTSATLKTLYKVIKGLETDFETFFKGI, encoded by the coding sequence ATGAAGGAAAATGAAGTAGATTTATTTATTAATGATATTGGAAAGCGAATTCGTGAATTTCGTAAAAATCAAAAAATGACTCAATTAGATTTAGCCATAAAGTCTAATGTTGATGAACGTCAAATTCAGCGATTAGAATCTAGTCATACTTCAGCAACTCTTAAAACTTTATACAAAGTAATCAAAGGTTTAGAGACTGACTTTGAAACATTCTTTAAAGGAATATAA